In a single window of the Nocardioides massiliensis genome:
- a CDS encoding phosphoglycerate kinase, protein MDTYAGLAVAGKRVLVRSDLNVPLDGGTITDDGRIRASLPTLQALSRAGARVVVTAHLGRPKGAPDPAYSLAPVAARLSELLEKPVAFATDTVGPSAQEVVAGLGDGDVALLENVRFNAGETSKDDAERGAFADELAALADAFVSDGFGVVHRKQASVYDVAQRLPHAMGGLVSTEIDVLRRLTETPERPYVVVLGGSKVSDKLGVIDNLLDKADSLLIGGGMVFTFLAALGHEVGTSLLEADQLDTCRDYLRRAEESGVRLVLPTDIVVSPTFPSGPGPHDATVVAADQMPADQMGLDIGPESAAAFAAALAPARTVFWNGPMGVFEVPEFAAGTRAVAQALTEIDGLSVVGGGDSAAAVRQLGFAEDAFGHISTGGGASLEYLEGKQLPGIDVLS, encoded by the coding sequence TTGGACACCTACGCAGGTCTTGCCGTCGCGGGCAAGCGGGTCCTGGTCCGCTCGGACCTGAACGTCCCCCTCGACGGGGGCACGATCACCGACGACGGCCGGATCCGTGCCAGCCTGCCCACGCTGCAGGCGTTGTCACGGGCCGGTGCCCGGGTGGTCGTGACCGCCCACCTGGGCCGGCCCAAGGGCGCGCCCGACCCGGCGTACTCCCTCGCCCCGGTGGCCGCCCGGCTGTCGGAGCTGCTCGAGAAGCCGGTGGCCTTCGCCACCGACACCGTCGGCCCGAGCGCGCAGGAGGTCGTCGCCGGGCTCGGTGACGGCGACGTCGCACTGCTGGAGAACGTCCGGTTCAACGCCGGCGAGACCAGCAAGGACGACGCCGAGCGTGGCGCCTTCGCCGACGAGCTGGCCGCGCTGGCCGACGCGTTCGTCAGCGACGGCTTCGGCGTCGTGCACCGCAAGCAGGCCTCGGTGTACGACGTCGCGCAGCGGCTCCCGCACGCCATGGGTGGTCTGGTCTCGACCGAGATCGACGTGCTGCGTCGGTTGACCGAGACCCCGGAGCGGCCCTACGTGGTCGTGCTGGGCGGCTCGAAGGTGTCCGACAAGCTGGGCGTCATCGACAATCTTCTCGACAAGGCCGACTCACTGCTCATCGGCGGCGGGATGGTCTTCACGTTCCTCGCTGCCCTCGGGCACGAGGTCGGCACCAGCCTGCTGGAGGCCGACCAGCTCGACACCTGCCGCGACTACCTGCGACGCGCGGAGGAGAGCGGCGTGCGGCTCGTGCTCCCGACCGACATCGTCGTCAGCCCCACGTTCCCGTCCGGCCCCGGTCCGCACGACGCCACGGTCGTCGCAGCCGACCAGATGCCGGCCGACCAGATGGGGCTCGACATCGGCCCGGAGTCGGCCGCGGCGTTCGCCGCGGCGCTGGCGCCTGCTCGGACCGTGTTCTGGAACGGCCCCATGGGGGTCTTCGAGGTGCCGGAGTTCGCCGCGGGCACGCGCGCGGTGGCCCAGGCCCTGACCGAGATCGACGGCCTCTCCGTCGTCGGCGGGGGAGACTCCGCGGCCGCGGTGCGCCAGCTCGGCTTCGCCGAGGACGCGTTCGGCCACATCAGCACCGGGGGCGGCGCCAGCCTGGAGTACCTCGAGGGCAAGCAGCTGCCCGGGATCGACGTCCTGTCCTGA
- the secG gene encoding preprotein translocase subunit SecG: MVTTFTILLMITSLLMIVLILLHKGRGGGLSDMFGGGSSTGLGGSSVAERNLDRITVGTGVLWFTCIIALGLLLKAGA; this comes from the coding sequence GTGGTTACCACCTTCACCATCCTGCTCATGATCACGAGCCTCCTGATGATCGTGCTGATCCTCCTCCACAAGGGGCGGGGCGGCGGTCTGTCCGACATGTTCGGTGGCGGAAGCAGCACGGGCCTCGGTGGCTCGTCCGTGGCGGAGCGCAACCTCGACCGCATCACGGTCGGCACGGGCGTGCTCTGGTTCACCTGCATCATCGCGCTCGGTCTGCTGCTGAAGGCCGGCGCCTGA
- the gap gene encoding type I glyceraldehyde-3-phosphate dehydrogenase, whose amino-acid sequence MTVRVGINGFGRIGRNFFRAVQASGADIEIVGVNDLTDNKSLAHLLKYDSILGRLDAEVEAGGDAITVGGKKIAALEERDPSNLPWGDLGADVVIESTGFFTDATKAKAHVDAGAKKVIISAPASNEDVTVVMGVNHGDYDPAQHTIISNASCTTNCLGPMAKVLNDEFGIVKGLMTTIHAYTQDQNLQDGPHKDLRRARAAALNIVPTSTGAAKAIGLVLPELKGKLDGFALRVPIPTGSATDLTVELGRDTTAEEVNAAMKAAAEGDLKGILKYTEDPIVSSDIVTDPHSCIYDAPLTKVFGNQVKIIGWYDNEWGYSNRLVDLTNLVGSSL is encoded by the coding sequence GTGACTGTCCGCGTGGGAATCAACGGCTTCGGCCGCATCGGCCGCAACTTCTTCCGGGCCGTGCAGGCCTCCGGCGCCGACATCGAGATCGTCGGCGTCAACGACCTCACGGACAACAAGTCCCTGGCGCACCTGCTCAAGTACGACTCGATCCTGGGCCGGCTCGACGCCGAGGTCGAGGCAGGCGGTGACGCGATCACCGTCGGCGGCAAGAAGATCGCCGCGCTCGAGGAGCGCGACCCGAGCAACCTGCCCTGGGGCGACCTGGGCGCCGACGTCGTCATCGAGTCCACCGGCTTCTTCACCGACGCGACCAAGGCGAAGGCCCACGTCGACGCCGGCGCGAAGAAGGTCATCATCTCCGCACCGGCCTCCAACGAGGACGTCACCGTCGTGATGGGCGTCAACCACGGCGATTACGACCCGGCCCAGCACACGATCATCTCCAACGCGTCGTGCACGACGAACTGCCTCGGCCCGATGGCCAAGGTCCTCAACGACGAGTTCGGCATCGTCAAGGGCCTGATGACCACCATCCACGCCTACACGCAGGACCAGAACCTCCAGGACGGTCCCCACAAGGACCTGCGCCGCGCCCGCGCCGCCGCCCTCAACATCGTCCCGACCTCCACCGGTGCGGCGAAGGCCATCGGTCTGGTGCTGCCGGAGCTGAAGGGCAAGCTCGACGGCTTCGCGCTGCGCGTGCCGATCCCGACCGGCTCGGCCACCGACCTCACCGTCGAGCTGGGGCGCGACACCACCGCCGAGGAGGTCAACGCGGCGATGAAGGCCGCCGCCGAGGGCGACCTCAAGGGGATCCTGAAGTACACCGAGGACCCGATCGTCTCCTCCGACATCGTCACCGACCCGCACTCGTGCATCTACGACGCGCCGCTGACCAAGGTGTTCGGCAACCAGGTCAAGATCATCGGGTGGTACGACAACGAGTGGGGCTACAGCAACCGCCTCGTCGACCTCACCAACCTCGTCGGCTCCTCCCTCTGA
- the pgl gene encoding 6-phosphogluconolactonase, producing MTLEPQVLVHPDADAVAEAAAAAFVHRLASAQAAGMIPQVALTGGGIAETFHRAVAASPGEVDWSRVVFWWGDERFVEADDDERNALQARRALLDALPVDPANVHEAPALTPGADPDATLAVAAQDYAAALREHGASTFTVMLLGIGPDGHVASLFPGHAGVGVEDQLTVAVPNSPKPPPARISLSLPVLNRSDAVWFLAAGEGKADAVRRSLEPGPVAEIPARGVRGLQETIYYVDEAAAPPSARA from the coding sequence ATGACGCTCGAGCCACAGGTCCTTGTCCACCCCGACGCCGACGCGGTCGCCGAGGCGGCGGCCGCGGCGTTCGTCCACCGGCTCGCCTCCGCGCAGGCCGCCGGGATGATCCCCCAGGTCGCGCTGACCGGCGGCGGCATCGCCGAGACCTTCCACCGTGCCGTGGCGGCGTCGCCCGGCGAGGTGGACTGGTCGCGGGTCGTCTTCTGGTGGGGCGACGAGCGCTTCGTCGAGGCCGACGACGACGAGCGCAACGCGCTGCAGGCCCGGCGCGCGCTGCTCGACGCGCTGCCTGTCGACCCGGCCAACGTCCACGAGGCCCCGGCACTGACGCCGGGTGCCGACCCCGATGCGACGCTCGCGGTCGCGGCGCAGGACTACGCAGCGGCCCTGCGCGAGCACGGCGCGTCGACGTTCACCGTCATGCTGCTGGGCATCGGTCCGGACGGGCACGTCGCGTCGTTGTTCCCGGGTCACGCGGGCGTCGGTGTCGAGGACCAGCTCACCGTCGCCGTACCGAACTCACCCAAGCCCCCGCCGGCTCGGATCAGTCTGAGCCTGCCGGTGCTCAACCGGTCCGACGCGGTGTGGTTCCTCGCCGCGGGCGAGGGCAAGGCCGATGCCGTACGCCGCTCGCTCGAGCCCGGCCCGGTGGCGGAGATCCCCGCCAGAGGTGTGCGGGGACTGCAGGAGACGATCTACTACGTCGACGAGGCCGCGGCGCCGCCGAGCGCACGGGCCTAG
- the tpiA gene encoding triose-phosphate isomerase: MATSTRTPLMAGNWKMNLNHQEAVVLVQKLSWGLSDKKHDYDQVEVVVLPPFTDLRSVQTLIDGDRMRVRYGAQDVSVHDSGAYTGEISAGMLAKLGCSYVVVGHSERREHHHESDEVVNAKTRKVLEHEMTPIVCVGEGLEVRKAGEHVAHTLAQVDGALAGLTAEQVAGLVLAYEPVWAIGTGEVATPEDAQEVCGAIRTRIAETFSDEAAHGVRILYGGSVKTTNVAGIMEKPDVDGALVGGASLQADEFGGICRFYAMPVL, encoded by the coding sequence ATGGCCACGAGCACGCGCACGCCACTGATGGCGGGCAACTGGAAGATGAACCTCAACCACCAGGAGGCGGTCGTCCTGGTGCAGAAGCTGTCGTGGGGGCTGTCGGACAAGAAGCACGACTACGACCAGGTCGAGGTCGTCGTCCTCCCGCCGTTCACCGACCTGCGCAGCGTGCAGACGCTGATCGACGGTGACCGGATGCGGGTGCGCTACGGCGCCCAGGACGTCTCGGTCCACGACTCCGGTGCCTACACCGGCGAGATCTCCGCCGGCATGCTCGCCAAGCTCGGGTGCTCCTACGTCGTCGTGGGTCACTCCGAGCGGCGCGAGCACCACCACGAGTCCGACGAGGTCGTCAACGCCAAGACCCGCAAGGTCCTCGAGCACGAGATGACCCCGATCGTCTGCGTCGGCGAGGGACTCGAGGTGCGCAAGGCGGGCGAGCATGTGGCCCACACCCTCGCCCAGGTCGACGGTGCGCTCGCCGGGCTCACCGCCGAGCAGGTCGCCGGACTCGTCCTGGCCTACGAGCCGGTCTGGGCGATCGGGACCGGCGAGGTCGCGACTCCCGAGGACGCGCAGGAGGTCTGCGGGGCGATCCGCACCCGGATCGCCGAGACGTTCTCCGACGAGGCGGCCCACGGTGTCCGCATCCTGTACGGCGGGTCGGTCAAGACCACCAACGTCGCCGGGATCATGGAGAAGCCGGACGTCGACGGCGCACTCGTCGGGGGCGCGAGCCTCCAGGCCGACGAGTTCGGCGGCATCTGCCGCTTCTACGCCATGCCGGTCCTGTGA
- a CDS encoding RNA polymerase-binding protein RbpA gives MAGAGNAIRGSRIGSGPMGEAERGEAAPRQTVTYFCSQGHRAVMTFSLEADAPGEWDCPRCGLPASLDCDNPPPPPKVEPYKTHLAYVKERRSDAEAASILDEAIQTLRAKRKAGEIIF, from the coding sequence GTGGCAGGTGCAGGGAACGCGATCAGAGGAAGCCGCATCGGCTCGGGTCCCATGGGCGAGGCCGAGCGAGGTGAGGCGGCTCCCCGGCAGACGGTGACGTACTTCTGCTCCCAGGGTCACCGCGCCGTGATGACCTTCTCGCTCGAGGCGGACGCGCCGGGCGAGTGGGACTGCCCCCGGTGCGGCCTGCCGGCGAGCCTCGACTGCGACAACCCGCCGCCGCCCCCGAAGGTGGAGCCCTACAAGACCCACCTGGCCTACGTGAAGGAGCGGCGCAGCGACGCGGAGGCGGCGAGCATCCTCGACGAGGCGATCCAGACCCTGCGCGCGAAGCGCAAGGCCGGCGAGATCATCTTCTAG